A genome region from Streptomyces sp. S4.7 includes the following:
- a CDS encoding phosphatidylinositol-specific phospholipase C/glycerophosphodiester phosphodiesterase family protein, which produces MALTTRRRAVTTIAAAFAGAVAVPSYARATERGGPPAPLRRAHAHNDYLHERPLHDALSHRFTSVEADVFLVDGELLVAHEPETLDPTRTLRSLYLDPLRERVRANGGAVYRGHHRPVQLLIDIKTDGAAAYLELHRQLRAHRSMLSTYSHGAVRHGAVTPVISGDRAARVPMEAQKVRHAFYDGRLEDLGGTAGASFIPLISSNWTTSFSWQGVGAFPATERTELHRIVRTAHRRGRRVRFWATPDLAGPARDAVWTELLDAGVDHINTDDLAGLERFLAANDR; this is translated from the coding sequence ATGGCCCTCACGACCCGACGCAGAGCGGTGACCACCATCGCCGCCGCGTTCGCCGGAGCAGTCGCCGTCCCCTCGTACGCGCGGGCAACGGAGCGCGGCGGCCCTCCCGCGCCGCTGCGCCGTGCCCACGCGCACAACGACTACCTGCACGAGCGGCCCCTCCACGACGCGCTGTCGCACCGCTTCACCAGCGTCGAGGCCGATGTCTTCCTGGTGGACGGCGAGTTGCTGGTCGCCCACGAGCCCGAGACGCTCGACCCCACACGTACGCTCCGCTCGCTCTACCTCGACCCGCTGCGCGAGCGCGTGCGGGCCAACGGCGGAGCCGTGTACCGGGGCCACCACCGGCCGGTGCAACTGCTCATCGACATCAAGACGGACGGCGCCGCCGCCTACCTGGAGCTCCACCGCCAACTGCGCGCCCATCGCTCGATGCTGAGCACCTACTCCCACGGCGCGGTACGGCACGGGGCCGTCACCCCGGTCATCTCCGGTGACCGCGCCGCCCGCGTCCCGATGGAGGCGCAGAAGGTGCGGCACGCGTTCTACGACGGCCGGCTCGAAGACCTCGGCGGCACGGCGGGCGCCTCGTTCATCCCGCTCATCAGCAGCAACTGGACAACGAGCTTCAGCTGGCAGGGAGTCGGCGCGTTCCCCGCCACTGAGCGCACCGAGCTGCACCGCATCGTCCGCACCGCCCACCGGCGGGGCAGGCGCGTCCGGTTCTGGGCGACGCCCGACCTCGCCGGACCCGCACGCGACGCCGTCTGGACCGAGCTGCTCGACGCCGGCGTCGACCACATCAACACCGACGACCTCGCCGGCCTGGAGCGCTTCCTGGCCGCGAACGACCGGTAG
- a CDS encoding ABC transporter ATP-binding protein, translating into MTSASAPTDSPTEPAGGNSAVDEPSGTTPLRVLLGYARPHRLVLCATLLLLLAASGAGLVQPLVAQHVLDGLADGDGVMGPVLLLAALVVLGALLTGLQSWWQQRTSERVVRQIRRDLVFRLIRLRVPELDRRAPGDLISRVTSDSTLVQNAATEGLVMVANGVLSILGAVVLMGLVHLGLLGVTVGVLLAVTLVMVLILPRIREAVARSQESIGSVGAALDRALGAARTVKANGAEGRETARAGEAVDGAYRAGLTGARYVAMVKVLSGVSIQAAFLAVLGVGGALVASGSLEASALIAFLLYVFYLASPIGSLVAGLGMLQQGLGAVGRIEQVGRMPIEDDVDTDGDGDGRAGAGRWDGTDAPPVEFRDVHFSYPDRSPALRGVSYTVRGGTQSALVGLSGAGKTTMFALLQRFYEPSAGRILIGGVDIATLPRAEVRRRIAYVEQESPVMAGTIEDNLTYAASDVSDEEVAEVLRLTRLDSLIERLPDGLRTEVGSRGVALSGGERQRLAIARALLRGPEVLLLDEATAQLDASNERALREAVEQAARRCTVILIAHRLSTVTGAEQIVVLEHGRVRGTGTHEELVEADVLYRELAASQMLVGDDGADVSEVAGVTGAGGPAGEPVPVTR; encoded by the coding sequence ATGACATCGGCTTCCGCCCCCACCGACTCCCCCACCGAACCAGCCGGTGGGAACAGCGCCGTTGACGAACCGTCTGGTACAACTCCGCTGCGCGTCCTGCTCGGTTACGCCCGGCCGCACCGGCTCGTGCTGTGCGCCACCCTGCTCCTCCTCCTGGCGGCGAGCGGGGCCGGTCTCGTACAGCCGCTGGTGGCGCAGCACGTACTGGACGGACTGGCCGACGGCGACGGCGTCATGGGGCCCGTACTGCTCCTGGCCGCGCTGGTCGTCCTCGGTGCCCTGCTCACCGGGCTCCAGTCCTGGTGGCAGCAGCGCACCTCGGAGCGGGTGGTCCGGCAGATCCGCCGGGACCTGGTGTTCCGGCTGATCCGGCTGCGGGTGCCGGAACTCGACCGCCGCGCGCCCGGCGATCTCATCTCCCGCGTCACCTCCGACAGCACCCTCGTGCAGAACGCCGCGACCGAGGGCCTGGTGATGGTCGCCAACGGTGTGCTCAGCATCCTGGGGGCCGTCGTCCTGATGGGACTGGTGCATCTGGGACTGCTCGGAGTGACCGTGGGGGTACTGCTCGCCGTCACGCTGGTGATGGTGCTCATCCTGCCCCGGATCCGTGAGGCGGTCGCCCGCTCGCAGGAGTCGATCGGCTCCGTCGGCGCGGCGCTCGACCGGGCGCTGGGGGCGGCCAGGACCGTGAAGGCCAACGGCGCCGAGGGCCGGGAGACGGCGCGCGCCGGAGAGGCGGTCGACGGCGCGTACCGCGCGGGACTGACCGGTGCGCGGTACGTGGCGATGGTGAAGGTGCTGTCCGGCGTCTCCATCCAGGCGGCGTTCCTCGCCGTGCTCGGGGTGGGCGGCGCGCTGGTCGCCTCGGGAAGTCTGGAGGCGTCGGCGCTCATCGCGTTCCTGCTGTACGTGTTCTACCTGGCGAGTCCGATCGGCTCGCTGGTCGCGGGGCTCGGAATGCTTCAGCAGGGGCTGGGCGCCGTGGGGCGTATCGAACAGGTCGGACGGATGCCGATCGAGGACGACGTCGACACCGACGGTGACGGTGACGGGCGTGCGGGTGCGGGCCGTTGGGACGGGACGGACGCCCCGCCGGTCGAGTTCAGGGACGTCCACTTCTCCTACCCGGACCGGTCCCCCGCGCTGCGCGGCGTCTCGTACACGGTGCGCGGCGGCACCCAGAGCGCGCTGGTGGGTCTGTCGGGCGCCGGAAAGACCACGATGTTCGCCCTGCTCCAGCGGTTCTACGAGCCCTCGGCCGGCCGGATCCTGATCGGTGGTGTGGACATCGCCACGCTGCCCCGCGCCGAGGTACGCCGCCGGATCGCCTATGTCGAGCAGGAGTCGCCCGTCATGGCGGGGACGATCGAGGACAACCTCACCTACGCGGCGTCGGACGTGTCGGACGAGGAAGTGGCGGAGGTCCTGCGGCTGACGCGGCTCGACTCACTTATCGAGCGGCTGCCCGACGGGCTGCGCACGGAGGTCGGCAGCCGGGGCGTCGCGCTGTCCGGCGGTGAACGGCAGCGGCTCGCGATCGCGCGCGCCCTGCTGCGCGGTCCCGAGGTGCTGCTGCTGGACGAGGCGACGGCGCAGCTCGACGCCAGCAACGAGCGGGCGCTGCGCGAGGCGGTAGAGCAGGCGGCGCGGCGCTGCACCGTGATCCTGATCGCGCACCGGCTCTCCACGGTGACGGGGGCGGAGCAGATCGTGGTGCTCGAACACGGCCGGGTCCGCGGCACGGGGACGCACGAGGAGCTGGTCGAGGCCGATGTGCTGTACCGCGAACTCGCCGCCTCCCAGATGCTGGTCGGCGACGACGGCGCGGACGTCTCCGAGGTGGCGGGCGTCACGGGTGCCGGCGGACCGGCCGGGGAGCCGGTGCCGGTGACTCGGTGA
- a CDS encoding glycosyltransferase: MTRFLLVVPPLVGHTNPLAAVAGELLHRGHEVAWAGYGEQIRALAGPRAEVFECAMPDAGLSRPPGLKGPAAFQHLWEKFFIPLGDLMAPGVDAAIDAFRPDAVFTDQHAVAGALVAERRGIVHVTSATTSAELVDPLADLPKVGAWLDELLGGLRARVGDPSASGDPRFSPHGVIAFTGRELVGDTPLPSEHVHLVGPAVAPRAGSSDFPWERLDPARRLVLVSLGTANADAGGRFLNEAVTALDALGDRVQGVVVDPGRTLGAVPPGVIVRPHVPQLELLARADAVVCHAGHNTVCETLWHGLPLVLAPIRDDQPIVAGQVVDAGAGVRVRFRRVDAARLGAAIETVLEDTGGHRAVAESIGRSLRAAGGRSAAADHLERIAARHAPVPASG; this comes from the coding sequence GTGACACGGTTCCTGCTCGTCGTCCCCCCATTGGTCGGGCACACCAACCCGCTGGCCGCCGTCGCCGGCGAACTGCTCCACCGGGGCCACGAGGTGGCGTGGGCCGGCTACGGCGAACAGATCCGGGCGCTCGCGGGCCCGCGGGCCGAGGTGTTCGAGTGCGCCATGCCGGACGCCGGACTGAGCCGGCCGCCGGGCCTCAAGGGGCCCGCCGCCTTCCAGCACCTCTGGGAGAAGTTCTTCATCCCGCTCGGCGATCTGATGGCGCCGGGCGTCGACGCGGCGATCGACGCGTTCCGGCCCGACGCCGTGTTCACCGACCAGCACGCCGTCGCGGGCGCGCTGGTCGCCGAACGGCGCGGGATCGTGCACGTCACATCCGCGACCACGTCGGCCGAACTCGTCGACCCACTGGCGGACCTGCCCAAGGTGGGTGCCTGGCTGGACGAGCTGCTCGGCGGTCTGCGGGCGCGCGTCGGCGATCCGTCGGCGTCGGGCGATCCGCGGTTCTCACCGCACGGCGTGATCGCGTTCACGGGACGGGAGCTGGTCGGCGACACGCCGTTGCCGAGCGAACACGTCCATCTGGTCGGTCCCGCCGTCGCCCCGCGCGCGGGGAGTTCGGACTTCCCGTGGGAGCGTCTGGACCCGGCCCGGCGCCTCGTTCTCGTCTCGCTCGGCACGGCCAACGCGGACGCCGGGGGCCGCTTCCTCAACGAGGCGGTGACCGCGCTCGACGCCCTCGGCGACCGTGTGCAGGGGGTCGTGGTCGATCCCGGCCGCACCCTCGGAGCCGTACCGCCCGGAGTGATCGTGCGCCCGCACGTGCCTCAACTCGAGTTGCTGGCACGGGCCGACGCCGTCGTCTGCCACGCCGGCCACAACACGGTGTGCGAGACGCTGTGGCACGGCCTGCCACTGGTGCTCGCCCCGATCCGCGACGACCAGCCCATCGTCGCGGGGCAGGTGGTCGACGCGGGCGCCGGTGTGCGCGTCCGCTTCCGCCGCGTGGACGCCGCCAGGCTCGGCGCGGCGATCGAGACCGTGCTGGAAGACACCGGCGGCCACCGGGCCGTCGCCGAATCCATCGGCCGCTCGCTGCGCGCGGCCGGCGGCCGGTCCGCAGCCGCCGATCATCTCGAACGGATCGCGGCACGGCACGCCCCCGTCCCCGCGTCCGGCTGA
- a CDS encoding ATP-binding cassette domain-containing protein has translation MLELLGITAGYGRGAPVVTGASVTVAPGESVGLLGPSGCGKSTLARVAALLHRPDAGTVTLDGEPVTGWRHRAPKARRTAIGVVFQQPRLSADPRLRLRDLIAEPLRAGGRRDEVIDRVGELAGTVGLTDDLLGRRPHEVSDGQLQRACLARALVLRPRWLVCDEMTAMLDASTTAALVTVVEEYRRAQGAGLLAVGHDRVLLERWCDRTVRWPEIAGAV, from the coding sequence ATGCTTGAACTCCTCGGGATCACCGCCGGATACGGGCGCGGCGCCCCGGTCGTCACGGGAGCGTCGGTGACCGTCGCCCCCGGTGAGTCGGTCGGTCTCCTCGGGCCCAGCGGCTGCGGCAAGTCCACACTCGCCCGGGTCGCCGCCCTGCTCCACCGGCCCGACGCGGGCACCGTCACCCTCGACGGCGAACCCGTCACCGGCTGGCGCCACCGCGCGCCGAAGGCACGGCGCACCGCGATCGGTGTGGTCTTCCAGCAGCCCCGGCTGTCGGCCGACCCCCGGCTGCGGCTGCGCGATCTGATCGCCGAACCACTGCGCGCGGGCGGCCGCCGTGACGAAGTCATCGACCGGGTCGGGGAGTTGGCGGGCACGGTCGGGCTCACCGACGACCTGCTCGGCCGCCGGCCGCACGAGGTCAGCGACGGCCAGCTCCAACGCGCCTGTCTGGCCCGCGCGCTGGTGCTGAGGCCGCGCTGGCTGGTCTGCGACGAGATGACCGCCATGCTCGACGCCTCGACCACGGCCGCGCTGGTCACGGTGGTCGAGGAGTACCGGCGCGCGCAGGGCGCGGGACTGCTGGCAGTCGGCCACGACCGGGTGCTCCTGGAGCGCTGGTGCGACCGTACGGTCCGCTGGCCGGAGATCGCCGGGGCTGTCTGA
- a CDS encoding phosphopantetheine-binding protein has protein sequence MTTETIAGTAAAVQSDITAMLRTMLEEDGLDDAEITRETTFHDDLELESIDLVTLAGSLREHYGDRVNLALFIADLDLEQIIALTVGELIDYVAASLHADGQV, from the coding sequence ATGACCACCGAAACGATCGCGGGTACGGCGGCGGCCGTGCAGAGCGACATCACCGCGATGCTGCGGACCATGCTGGAGGAGGACGGCCTCGACGACGCGGAGATCACGCGCGAGACCACCTTCCACGACGACCTCGAACTGGAGAGCATCGATCTGGTGACCCTGGCCGGTTCGCTGCGCGAGCACTACGGCGACCGGGTCAACCTCGCCCTGTTCATCGCCGACCTGGACCTGGAGCAGATCATCGCGCTCACGGTCGGCGAGCTCATCGACTACGTCGCCGCCTCCCTGCACGCGGACGGGCAGGTCTGA
- a CDS encoding SGNH/GDSL hydrolase family protein: MTPLIGEVFVRSKRPIIAALLAMVVAATVAPTASAAPKADGKYVAIGDSYAVAPGTRTYDNPDDPCRRGPLTYPRLWAAQHPSVAFVEASCSGATTADVVSTQIPQLTADTTLVTVQVGGNDVGFVDVLTNCILTIDDEDCIAGVELAKQAAQGALSPALAQTYGAVRAAAPSARVVVVGYPRLYKIGGDCGILGLSDAERSAMNSAADVLNDIMASRASEAGFTFLDPRPSFDQHALCSGGSEWVTSLEWDKLNESYHPNVEGHRDGYLASLNAITG, encoded by the coding sequence ATGACCCCACTCATCGGAGAAGTATTCGTGCGCTCAAAAAGACCAATCATCGCCGCACTTCTGGCAATGGTCGTAGCCGCAACCGTCGCCCCCACAGCGAGTGCGGCCCCGAAGGCGGACGGTAAGTACGTCGCCATCGGCGACTCCTACGCGGTCGCTCCCGGTACGCGTACCTACGACAACCCCGACGACCCGTGCCGGCGCGGTCCGCTGACCTACCCTCGACTCTGGGCAGCCCAGCACCCGTCCGTCGCTTTCGTCGAGGCATCGTGCTCCGGCGCGACCACGGCCGACGTCGTCAGCACCCAGATACCGCAGCTGACCGCGGACACCACCCTGGTAACGGTGCAGGTCGGAGGCAACGACGTCGGTTTCGTCGATGTACTGACCAACTGCATCCTGACGATCGACGACGAGGACTGCATCGCCGGCGTCGAGCTCGCGAAGCAGGCCGCGCAGGGCGCGCTGTCTCCCGCGCTCGCGCAGACCTACGGTGCGGTGCGGGCCGCCGCCCCGTCGGCCAGGGTCGTCGTCGTGGGCTACCCGCGTCTCTACAAGATCGGCGGGGACTGCGGAATCCTCGGCCTCAGCGACGCGGAGCGTTCGGCCATGAATTCAGCGGCCGACGTACTGAACGACATTATGGCGAGCCGCGCCTCCGAGGCCGGATTCACCTTCCTGGACCCGCGTCCCTCATTCGATCAGCACGCGCTCTGCTCGGGCGGATCGGAATGGGTGACGAGTCTGGAGTGGGACAAGCTCAATGAGTCCTACCACCCGAATGTGGAAGGTCACAGGGACGGATATCTCGCGTCTCTGAACGCCATTACCGGCTGA
- a CDS encoding ABC transporter ATP-binding protein, whose product MRGGRHIAAVTDATFDLAAGECLALVGESGCGKSVLASALLGLLPGNAQTTGAALLTGPDPAAPTDLLAADERTLARTVRGRRIGLVPQSPAAHLTPVRTVRSHITDVLRELTGARGPALTKGAETAAARAAFPADHLDRYPHELSGGLAQRAATALALIGDAPLLLADEPTTGLDRELVDRTADELRRHTDDGRALLMITHDLAAAERIADRVAVMYAGRIVELSPAAGFFGARGPRHPYARGLLDALPEREFTAIPGMPPELGDLPDGCAFAARCTRATDICSALPALTPGHGPSVACHHAEERVDA is encoded by the coding sequence ATGCGCGGCGGACGGCACATCGCGGCCGTCACCGACGCCACCTTCGACCTCGCCGCGGGCGAGTGCCTCGCGCTCGTCGGCGAGAGCGGCTGCGGAAAGTCCGTCCTCGCGTCGGCGCTGCTCGGCCTGCTGCCGGGCAACGCGCAGACCACCGGGGCCGCCCTGCTCACCGGGCCGGACCCGGCGGCGCCCACCGATCTGCTCGCCGCCGACGAACGGACCCTGGCCCGTACCGTACGCGGCCGGCGGATCGGCCTCGTACCGCAGAGCCCCGCCGCGCACCTGACCCCCGTACGCACCGTGCGGTCCCACATCACGGACGTGCTGCGCGAGTTGACCGGCGCCCGTGGGCCGGCGCTCACCAAGGGAGCCGAGACCGCCGCCGCACGGGCGGCCTTCCCCGCCGACCACCTCGACCGCTACCCGCACGAACTCTCCGGCGGTCTGGCCCAGCGCGCCGCGACCGCGCTCGCACTCATCGGGGACGCCCCACTGCTGCTGGCGGACGAACCGACCACCGGACTCGACCGCGAACTGGTCGACCGCACGGCCGACGAACTGCGACGCCACACCGACGACGGCCGCGCCCTGCTGATGATCACCCACGACCTCGCGGCGGCCGAGCGGATCGCCGACCGCGTCGCCGTCATGTACGCGGGCCGGATCGTCGAACTCAGCCCCGCGGCGGGCTTCTTCGGCGCCCGCGGCCCGCGCCACCCCTACGCACGCGGTCTGCTCGACGCGCTGCCCGAGCGGGAGTTCACCGCCATTCCCGGGATGCCGCCCGAACTGGGCGACCTGCCCGACGGCTGCGCCTTCGCCGCCCGCTGCACCAGGGCCACCGACATCTGTTCCGCACTGCCGGCCCTGACACCCGGTCACGGTCCGTCCGTCGCCTGCCACCACGCCGAGGAGCGCGTCGATGCTTGA
- a CDS encoding DUF779 domain-containing protein, with protein MSQEETARVEVTPAAADLIRRLRADHGPLMFHQSGGCCDGSAPMCYPDGEFRTGNSDVLLQSLEVEGVTEPVPFWMSVSQYEAWRHTRLIVDVVEGRGSGFSLEAPEGVRFLIRSRLV; from the coding sequence ATGAGCCAGGAGGAGACCGCGCGCGTGGAGGTGACGCCCGCCGCCGCTGATCTGATTCGGCGACTGCGGGCGGACCACGGACCGCTGATGTTCCACCAGTCGGGCGGCTGCTGCGACGGCAGCGCGCCCATGTGCTACCCGGACGGCGAGTTCCGTACGGGGAACTCGGACGTACTGCTCCAGTCCCTGGAGGTCGAGGGCGTCACGGAGCCGGTGCCGTTCTGGATGTCGGTGAGCCAGTACGAGGCGTGGCGGCACACCCGGTTGATCGTGGACGTCGTGGAGGGACGCGGCAGCGGTTTCTCACTGGAGGCGCCCGAAGGGGTGCGGTTCCTCATCCGCTCACGGCTGGTCTGA
- a CDS encoding alpha/beta hydrolase codes for MAKIRTGEITTHVQRLPAANPPADGGEPPVVVFVHGLLTDSLASYYFTLGPAFAAAGIDVIMYDLRGHGRSDRPPTGYRLESFVGDLVGVLDALGETRRVHVVGNSFGGTIATAFAAWHPDRVATVTMIESEPPVAEWTRHMADGLSDAKNQLAREEVIGWISANHGAHTARLSRGASRILATTTLAEDVPAGRVIDDGLDALDGCPVLAIFGDESGLSAQVPALEAKLMSCRTVVLAEQGHSVLVERTEETQELILRWVREHTLTEAVR; via the coding sequence ATGGCGAAGATACGCACCGGGGAGATCACCACCCACGTCCAGCGCCTGCCCGCGGCGAACCCGCCGGCCGACGGCGGCGAACCGCCGGTCGTCGTGTTCGTGCACGGTCTGCTCACGGACAGCCTGGCCAGCTACTACTTCACACTCGGCCCGGCGTTCGCGGCGGCGGGCATCGACGTGATCATGTACGACCTGCGGGGCCATGGCCGCAGCGACCGGCCGCCCACGGGGTACCGGCTCGAATCGTTCGTCGGGGACCTCGTCGGCGTGCTCGACGCGCTCGGCGAGACGCGCCGGGTGCATGTGGTCGGCAACTCCTTCGGCGGCACGATCGCCACCGCGTTCGCCGCCTGGCATCCCGACCGGGTCGCCACCGTCACCATGATCGAGTCGGAGCCGCCGGTCGCGGAGTGGACCCGGCACATGGCCGACGGGCTCAGCGACGCGAAGAACCAGCTCGCCCGCGAGGAGGTCATCGGCTGGATCTCGGCGAACCACGGCGCGCACACCGCCCGGCTGTCCCGGGGAGCGAGCCGCATCCTGGCCACGACCACCCTCGCCGAGGACGTCCCGGCCGGGCGGGTCATCGACGACGGCCTCGACGCCCTCGACGGCTGCCCGGTGCTGGCGATCTTCGGCGACGAGTCCGGGCTGAGCGCTCAAGTGCCGGCCCTGGAGGCCAAGTTGATGTCGTGCCGCACCGTGGTCCTGGCCGAGCAGGGCCACTCGGTGCTGGTCGAGCGCACCGAGGAGACCCAGGAACTGATCCTGCGCTGGGTGCGGGAACACACCCTCACCGAGGCCGTGCGGTGA